A stretch of Treponema vincentii F0403 DNA encodes these proteins:
- a CDS encoding InlB B-repeat-containing protein: MNNSKRFLERFAAFFLVAAGFVLASCSNLSLNMEEKDMSAKDGYAAISLAVGLKGSEKEAKSLEANARTVMPKADANNSASGFTDICLYAKLSSDPATLGTTDTLLTKWENYNEMQIKPYSKPITAGTYDFMLTAKNYGATMTQTLTGKMLASGDTTKLDFTSLSADSNGAQTGSIQLNLYYHPYNHQVAEDFKKYVQSIVSPYFALSISLDSNLIGTKDSSTASIKKTDETGNMYEIDWNSTSFTSAPVNAGFHIVSFTFTAGDGSVFVYPVPVHVEAGYLSKGAFYPFESPASATQNAGTQSYTVTYNSNTPSPAVKTQTFYPGSSIADAEALGFISGDGKRFKEWNTQENGSGTAYKPGSTPALTGNLTLYAQWANFKKVTYIINIESAADPSSMRNDFYVQNYETGDTLVTHTAAFSDFTSSTDAGKYTFCGWDTAENGSGTRYADGASPALTEDTILYAQWCGKKTYLGYYSVKDAKQWNALMGAPFANTVSGTITADISLEVDYSSSNTISNPALSLTTGKTFKGEIVSTKRSLLMKISGFSEVLFDKIAAGSKIKYVNINGPVCNTNEGTIDTVTVSGVQMSGYAPIAKINAAGGVIDSCTVQNCTVEGIKPASGESFVGGICNENLGEIKNCEVRDCTIDGETHGIQFTGGICGKNSGTISGTGTLSGHSTKVTGTVKGSSSAGAYEAVYTGGYCGYNSGNIPDKGEINITLSGCNDEKGHKGYVTGKNETNAVNEDSSANKVSSQIKVAGWKNGKVIINLENETLGSGSTWTSDTFSLEENTKVYFLLQDSSGGSKTNKETLKLLTSDGTPVKTFISNGRPNIATSIYLNKGTYKLSRYNGNGLYTSKMDIKIVRY, translated from the coding sequence ATGAATAATAGTAAAAGGTTTTTAGAAAGATTTGCGGCATTCTTTTTGGTTGCAGCCGGTTTTGTTTTAGCATCCTGCTCAAATCTTTCCTTAAATATGGAAGAAAAAGATATGTCCGCCAAAGACGGATATGCTGCAATCTCTCTTGCAGTAGGATTAAAAGGATCTGAAAAGGAAGCAAAGTCGCTTGAGGCAAATGCACGAACCGTAATGCCGAAGGCTGATGCCAACAATAGCGCTTCCGGTTTTACGGACATCTGTCTTTATGCAAAACTTTCTTCCGATCCGGCAACGCTCGGAACAACCGACACGCTTCTTACAAAGTGGGAAAACTACAACGAAATGCAGATAAAGCCGTATTCCAAGCCCATAACAGCAGGAACGTACGATTTTATGCTGACTGCAAAAAATTACGGTGCCACCATGACACAAACGCTCACCGGAAAAATGCTTGCAAGCGGAGATACAACAAAACTCGATTTTACTTCGCTTTCGGCGGATTCCAACGGAGCACAGACAGGCAGCATTCAATTAAATTTGTATTATCACCCTTATAATCATCAGGTAGCTGAAGATTTTAAAAAATATGTTCAATCGATCGTTTCTCCCTATTTTGCACTATCCATTTCGCTTGATTCGAATCTCATTGGAACAAAAGACTCTTCTACCGCTTCAATTAAGAAAACCGACGAAACCGGAAATATGTATGAAATTGACTGGAATTCGACATCTTTTACTTCCGCTCCGGTAAATGCAGGTTTTCATATTGTAAGTTTTACATTTACAGCCGGTGACGGCAGTGTATTTGTGTATCCTGTTCCCGTTCATGTTGAAGCGGGCTATTTGAGCAAGGGGGCTTTTTATCCGTTTGAGTCACCGGCTTCAGCAACACAAAATGCCGGTACGCAGTCTTATACCGTAACTTATAATTCAAACACTCCAAGTCCGGCTGTTAAAACACAAACCTTCTATCCCGGTTCGTCCATTGCAGATGCAGAGGCGTTAGGCTTTATCTCGGGAGACGGTAAACGCTTTAAGGAATGGAATACGCAGGAAAACGGCTCCGGTACTGCTTACAAGCCCGGTAGCACTCCGGCACTTACCGGCAATCTTACGCTTTACGCGCAATGGGCAAACTTTAAAAAAGTAACGTATATCATAAATATTGAATCGGCTGCTGATCCGTCTTCAATGAGAAATGATTTTTATGTTCAAAACTATGAAACCGGAGATACCCTCGTAACTCATACGGCAGCTTTTTCCGATTTTACTTCTTCAACTGATGCCGGCAAGTATACGTTCTGCGGATGGGATACAGCTGAGAACGGAAGCGGAACCCGCTATGCGGATGGAGCAAGTCCGGCTCTTACCGAAGACACCATTTTGTATGCACAGTGGTGCGGAAAAAAAACTTACTTGGGATATTATTCTGTAAAAGATGCAAAACAATGGAATGCTTTAATGGGCGCCCCTTTTGCAAATACCGTTAGCGGAACAATTACTGCAGATATTTCGCTTGAGGTCGACTATTCCTCCAGCAATACTATTTCAAATCCGGCGCTGTCTTTAACAACCGGAAAAACTTTTAAAGGAGAAATTGTTAGTACAAAACGATCTCTTCTTATGAAAATCTCGGGATTTTCCGAAGTTTTGTTCGATAAAATTGCCGCAGGAAGCAAAATCAAATACGTCAACATAAACGGACCCGTCTGCAACACAAATGAGGGAACCATAGATACTGTTACTGTTTCCGGCGTACAGATGAGCGGATATGCCCCTATTGCAAAAATAAATGCTGCAGGCGGTGTCATCGACTCTTGCACTGTTCAGAATTGTACGGTAGAGGGAATAAAACCTGCATCCGGAGAAAGCTTTGTCGGCGGAATTTGCAACGAAAACTTAGGCGAGATTAAAAACTGTGAGGTAAGAGACTGTACCATCGACGGTGAAACACACGGTATTCAATTTACGGGAGGAATCTGCGGGAAGAACTCCGGTACGATTTCAGGCACAGGTACTCTTTCAGGTCATTCAACAAAAGTAACCGGAACTGTAAAAGGCAGCTCCTCAGCCGGTGCTTACGAGGCTGTTTATACGGGCGGTTACTGCGGCTATAATTCCGGCAACATTCCGGATAAAGGAGAGATAAACATTACGCTTTCCGGCTGCAATGATGAAAAGGGACACAAAGGATATGTTACCGGAAAAAATGAGACGAATGCGGTAAATGAAGATTCTTCTGCCAATAAAGTAAGTTCTCAAATAAAAGTTGCCGGATGGAAGAACGGAAAAGTAATTATAAATCTTGAAAATGAGACTTTGGGAAGCGGCTCTACATGGACTTCCGATACGTTTTCTTTAGAAGAGAATACGAAAGTCTATTTCCTCTTACAAGACAGCTCGGGAGGAAGCAAGACGAACAAAGAAACCTTAAAGCTTTTAACATCCGACGGAACTCCTGTAAAAACTTTTATCTCGAACGGCAGACCGAATATCGCAACCTCTATTTATCTGAACAAAGGAACGTATAAACTCAGCCGATACAATGGCAACGGATTGTACACAAGTAAGATGGATATAAAAATCGTAAGATATTAG
- the mfd gene encoding transcription-repair coupling factor, with protein MKEQTLQDSICSWKTMENAFSSLKEGRFPYHIYGLSGGIFAFFLAEYVRRFGSNLCIVVPTEKEIEELHADLDIAGLQAQVLPWWGNMAYRPVQNSAPVFAERAQMLAELCAGAPITDSTASGSAASETAANTVTVMTQRAFLTPVPPPDYLKTLTCTLYKGKEIDTEKIASLLVQWGYTRVPRVSVRGEFALRGEVLDVCAAANKGSQHTAYRIQFDFNTIEKIKSFDMHTQASVEEFGSLTLYPMKEVIWDDERIASLERNMRNMPEFTADGMEKLIAHVKEHRAFDGEELFYPLCFEKPASILDYLEYLHGGSSAAEPILLYMDYDRQRNAVEALEREYHGLYNKVTRAIDDDIKYNLLITEYPMPQRLLLSFTELTGSYPQSIFLRTLKESDDGGEPIVFNCDPPRSFFGNIVYLKEELTHLQQEGWRIFVFAESDAQALRIGELLKDIKATVLPLTLSSGFGIPELKILVIQENEIFGRRRRIPKSIKQVKSSVIDTFVELNPGDYVVHVNYGIGQFKGIERVKALGHERDYINLLYAQDETVFIPIEQANLVQRYIGNEGEAPRLDIIGSKAWENRKNKVKKSVEDIADKLIDLYSRRKAAAGFAFAKDNEWQTAFEAAFPYEETEDQLTCIADVKTDMEKPVPMDRLICGDVGYGKTEIAMRAAFKAVMSGKQAAFLAPTTILAEQHFETFQERFQKFPVKLARLSRFVSKAEQKKVLNQLKNGELDIVIGTHRVIQKDVQFKDLGLMIVDEEQRFGVKDKERLKQMKTNIDCLSLSATPIPRTLHISLLKIRDMSLLTTPPQNRRPVETVISPFDSERIAQAIRFEVDRGGQVFYLHNRVESLEETRYKIQQLIPEVLIDIAHGQMSATELEDIFRRFNMGGFHVLIATTIIENGIDIPNANTIIIDRADMYGVSQLYQLRGRVGRSDRKAYAYLLYPENKALSEVAMKRLQVISDFTELGSGFKIAMKDMEIRGAGNLLGKEQSGDIYSVGFDLYLRLLEEAVERLQNAGYEPETEPVIELEYTGFIPDSYIRVPETKMEIYKKIAAVRTAEELDRLYAELSDRFGPAPEEAESLLSLAEIKIICAKLAIASLKERNGTVRITFAKVSKISIDKLLRMIKESAGRVKLDAKQPNVIMLETGNIGLKEKSEFISEKLNQLI; from the coding sequence ATGAAAGAACAGACATTACAAGACAGTATCTGCTCATGGAAAACCATGGAAAACGCTTTTTCCTCTTTGAAGGAAGGGCGTTTTCCCTATCATATTTACGGACTTTCCGGAGGTATATTCGCTTTTTTTCTTGCCGAATATGTCCGCCGCTTCGGCTCAAATCTCTGTATCGTTGTCCCAACCGAAAAAGAAATAGAAGAGCTGCATGCCGACCTCGATATTGCGGGGCTGCAAGCGCAGGTTTTGCCGTGGTGGGGCAATATGGCGTACCGGCCGGTACAAAACTCCGCGCCGGTGTTTGCGGAACGCGCTCAAATGTTGGCGGAACTCTGTGCCGGCGCACCGATAACCGATTCAACGGCCTCCGGTTCGGCGGCTTCCGAAACAGCGGCAAACACGGTAACGGTTATGACCCAGCGGGCATTCTTAACGCCGGTGCCGCCTCCTGATTACCTTAAAACACTCACCTGTACCCTCTACAAAGGAAAAGAAATCGATACGGAGAAGATAGCCTCGCTGCTGGTGCAGTGGGGCTATACGCGGGTGCCGCGGGTAAGCGTCCGGGGCGAATTTGCACTCCGCGGAGAGGTGCTCGATGTCTGCGCTGCCGCCAATAAGGGTTCGCAGCACACCGCCTACCGTATTCAGTTCGACTTTAACACCATAGAAAAGATTAAATCCTTCGATATGCACACGCAGGCCTCGGTCGAAGAGTTCGGCAGCCTGACGCTCTATCCGATGAAAGAGGTGATCTGGGATGATGAGCGGATTGCCTCGCTCGAACGGAATATGCGAAATATGCCCGAATTTACCGCAGACGGCATGGAAAAGCTCATCGCGCACGTAAAAGAACACCGTGCATTCGACGGCGAAGAACTTTTTTATCCGCTCTGTTTTGAAAAGCCTGCAAGCATTCTGGACTACCTTGAGTATTTGCATGGCGGTAGTAGCGCTGCAGAACCGATACTCCTTTACATGGACTACGACCGGCAGCGCAATGCGGTGGAGGCCTTGGAGCGGGAATATCACGGCTTGTATAATAAGGTTACCCGCGCAATCGACGACGATATTAAATATAATCTTTTAATTACCGAATACCCCATGCCACAGCGCCTATTGCTGTCCTTTACGGAGCTGACCGGAAGCTATCCGCAGAGTATTTTCCTGCGGACGCTTAAAGAATCGGATGACGGCGGCGAACCGATTGTGTTTAACTGCGACCCTCCCCGCAGTTTTTTCGGCAACATCGTGTATTTAAAAGAAGAACTCACCCATTTACAGCAGGAAGGATGGCGCATTTTCGTATTTGCGGAAAGCGATGCGCAGGCTCTCCGTATCGGGGAATTGCTGAAAGATATTAAAGCAACCGTACTGCCGCTGACGCTTTCTTCCGGATTTGGAATCCCCGAGCTAAAAATACTCGTCATTCAGGAAAATGAAATTTTCGGCAGGCGGCGGCGCATCCCGAAGTCGATTAAGCAGGTAAAAAGTTCGGTTATCGACACCTTTGTGGAGCTCAATCCCGGCGACTATGTGGTGCACGTCAATTACGGTATCGGGCAGTTTAAGGGAATCGAGCGGGTTAAGGCGCTGGGGCACGAACGCGATTATATCAATCTGCTCTATGCGCAGGACGAAACGGTCTTTATCCCGATCGAGCAGGCAAACCTCGTACAGCGGTATATCGGAAATGAAGGCGAAGCGCCGCGGCTGGATATTATCGGCTCCAAAGCGTGGGAAAACCGGAAAAACAAGGTTAAAAAGTCGGTTGAAGACATCGCCGACAAACTTATCGACCTGTATTCCCGCCGCAAAGCCGCCGCCGGTTTTGCTTTTGCAAAAGACAACGAATGGCAGACCGCCTTTGAGGCCGCTTTCCCCTACGAAGAAACGGAGGATCAGCTGACCTGCATTGCCGATGTTAAAACCGATATGGAAAAACCGGTGCCGATGGATCGGCTTATCTGCGGCGATGTCGGATACGGTAAGACGGAGATCGCGATGCGGGCGGCATTTAAGGCGGTGATGAGCGGGAAGCAGGCTGCCTTTTTAGCCCCGACCACCATCCTTGCGGAGCAGCATTTTGAAACATTCCAAGAACGCTTTCAAAAATTTCCGGTAAAGCTTGCACGGCTGTCCCGCTTTGTCTCAAAGGCCGAGCAAAAAAAAGTATTGAACCAGCTGAAAAACGGCGAACTCGATATCGTTATCGGAACGCACCGCGTTATCCAAAAAGATGTGCAGTTTAAAGATTTGGGACTGATGATTGTCGATGAAGAGCAGCGGTTCGGGGTCAAGGACAAGGAGCGGCTCAAGCAGATGAAGACGAATATCGACTGTCTCTCCTTGAGCGCAACCCCCATTCCGCGCACCCTGCATATCAGCCTGTTAAAAATCCGCGATATGAGCCTTTTGACTACGCCGCCGCAGAACCGCCGGCCGGTGGAAACGGTTATTTCTCCGTTTGATTCCGAAAGGATTGCGCAGGCTATCCGTTTTGAAGTTGACCGCGGCGGGCAGGTGTTCTATCTGCATAACCGTGTAGAAAGCCTCGAAGAAACGCGGTATAAAATTCAGCAGCTCATCCCCGAAGTGCTTATCGATATTGCGCACGGACAGATGAGCGCAACCGAGCTGGAAGATATTTTCCGCCGCTTCAATATGGGCGGTTTTCACGTTCTTATCGCTACCACTATTATCGAAAACGGTATCGACATCCCCAATGCGAATACTATCATCATCGACCGTGCCGACATGTACGGCGTTTCTCAGCTGTACCAATTGCGCGGCCGCGTCGGGCGTTCCGATAGAAAAGCGTATGCGTACCTGCTGTATCCCGAAAACAAGGCGTTGTCGGAGGTGGCAATGAAGCGGCTGCAGGTTATCTCCGATTTTACGGAGCTCGGTTCCGGCTTTAAAATTGCGATGAAGGATATGGAAATCCGCGGCGCAGGAAACCTGTTGGGAAAGGAGCAGTCCGGCGATATTTATTCCGTCGGCTTTGACCTGTACCTCAGGCTTTTGGAAGAAGCGGTTGAGCGGCTGCAAAACGCCGGTTATGAGCCGGAAACGGAACCGGTCATAGAGCTTGAGTACACGGGCTTTATCCCCGACAGTTATATCCGCGTGCCGGAAACAAAAATGGAAATTTATAAAAAGATTGCCGCCGTCCGTACTGCGGAGGAGTTGGACAGGCTCTATGCGGAACTGTCCGATCGGTTCGGACCCGCTCCGGAAGAAGCGGAAAGCCTGCTTTCCCTTGCCGAGATAAAAATTATCTGTGCAAAACTTGCAATCGCTTCGCTTAAAGAACGGAACGGAACGGTGCGCATCACCTTTGCGAAGGTCTCAAAAATCTCTATCGATAAACTGCTCCGCATGATAAAGGAATCGGCGGGTCGGGTTAAACTCGATGCAAAACAGCCGAACGTCATCATGCTCGAAACCGGCAATATCGGTTTAAAAGAAAAAAGCGAATTCATCAGCGAAAAACTCAATCAGTTGATTTGA
- a CDS encoding Crp/Fnr family transcriptional regulator gives MPDLFASFARFAKKFPKGSVIFSEFEPGASFYLIQSGRVQLIKIINGAEKNLDILQQGEIFGEMAVLDNSPRSASAIAYDDVVALEFNKENFEILLTGNPAIAMRLLKTFVKRIYVQKRRFMILTIQDTIARIGDVFLMLDETQPDLDRSTQMRTFIITPEEVARWAGLSAEATGDALRKFADQGRLEVYGDRIIVKNIVDLARFVTTRRTKDNFFG, from the coding sequence ATGCCTGATCTATTTGCCTCGTTTGCCCGTTTTGCTAAAAAATTTCCCAAAGGTTCGGTTATTTTTTCCGAATTTGAACCCGGTGCTTCCTTTTATCTTATTCAATCAGGGCGTGTTCAGTTAATTAAGATTATCAACGGAGCGGAAAAAAATCTTGATATTTTACAGCAAGGAGAAATCTTCGGCGAAATGGCCGTTTTGGATAATTCTCCCCGTTCCGCTTCCGCAATTGCCTATGACGATGTCGTCGCGCTTGAGTTTAATAAAGAAAACTTTGAAATCCTCTTAACCGGAAATCCGGCCATCGCAATGCGCCTGTTAAAGACCTTTGTAAAGCGTATTTACGTTCAAAAGCGGCGATTTATGATTTTGACGATACAAGATACTATCGCCCGTATCGGCGACGTATTCTTAATGCTTGACGAAACGCAACCCGACCTTGACCGTTCGACTCAAATGCGTACCTTTATTATTACGCCGGAAGAAGTTGCCCGGTGGGCAGGTCTTTCTGCTGAGGCGACCGGCGATGCACTGCGTAAGTTTGCCGATCAGGGACGGTTGGAAGTATACGGCGACCGTATTATCGTAAAAAACATCGTTGACCTTGCCCGTTTTGTAACGACCCGACGCACAAAAGACAACTTTTTCGGCTAA
- a CDS encoding InlB B-repeat-containing protein, whose translation MKQHFERLLVTLLLLGFCIVFVLTGCNTAHGPSDKGGTSSSTITFVDEQGNTLGTQTVSSTGSVDFDYKKEGYKGAFFNSDGVQVYSGQFTTKKDCKITVKLTPITYTVKFARASYSSGAYGTFSGPLPDDMVCTYDVEYTLPVNALTYEYYGTKYKARGWTKTEENFNQKGEYKSGAKIKNVSKTDGEVITLYACFNNDDSFELKFYKSDNTYSIDTVSVYADKGEVLSDSQIPVATAKTGYVFKGYYLDGDASQSIIDFTKYTVTGKATFRPKFTPASYTATFVTERGTAPAPLTWTYSDSYYGADIRIDSGVYALTATGYSFDGWYKDGEVFETTYINRHTDTKDMTLTAKWTLWTATIHYEKNAPAGVSVNGSMYDDQFSYGTAKNLSKNKYFANGYKFTGWNTKDDGTGTAYADEASFTWSGSGNGEYIRLYAQWEALQTSIDISVGTPPTHSDISLTYDSTDKRFKAALAGASTFKWYIDGVAVENETGATLSAYVLSAGHHSVMVTTELAGRKYGTTLSVTVTGN comes from the coding sequence ATGAAACAGCACTTTGAGCGTTTGCTCGTTACATTGTTGCTTCTCGGCTTCTGCATAGTTTTTGTACTAACGGGATGTAACACGGCACACGGTCCATCCGATAAGGGGGGAACTTCTTCCTCAACAATTACTTTTGTCGATGAGCAGGGGAATACACTCGGCACGCAAACAGTTAGTAGTACGGGATCTGTAGATTTTGACTATAAAAAAGAAGGCTATAAAGGCGCTTTTTTTAATTCAGACGGAGTACAGGTATACTCGGGTCAGTTTACTACAAAAAAAGACTGTAAAATCACCGTAAAGCTTACTCCTATTACCTATACGGTAAAGTTTGCAAGGGCTTCATACAGCAGCGGTGCTTACGGGACTTTTTCAGGCCCGCTTCCTGACGATATGGTTTGTACGTATGACGTTGAATACACGTTGCCTGTAAATGCTTTGACGTATGAGTACTACGGCACAAAATATAAAGCGCGCGGTTGGACTAAGACAGAAGAAAACTTTAATCAAAAAGGCGAATACAAAAGCGGCGCAAAAATAAAAAATGTATCAAAAACCGACGGTGAGGTAATCACCTTGTACGCCTGCTTTAATAATGACGACAGTTTTGAACTGAAATTCTACAAAAGCGACAATACGTATTCTATTGATACCGTCTCGGTTTATGCGGATAAAGGAGAAGTTCTTTCCGATTCGCAAATTCCGGTTGCGACCGCAAAAACAGGATACGTATTTAAAGGCTATTATCTTGACGGAGACGCTTCTCAAAGTATTATCGATTTTACAAAATATACCGTAACGGGAAAGGCTACTTTCCGCCCGAAATTTACACCGGCTTCGTACACGGCAACCTTTGTTACGGAACGCGGTACTGCTCCGGCTCCGCTGACATGGACATATTCGGATTCTTATTACGGTGCAGATATTCGCATTGATTCAGGTGTATATGCCTTAACAGCAACCGGTTATAGCTTTGACGGTTGGTATAAAGACGGGGAAGTGTTTGAAACGACGTATATCAATCGGCATACTGACACGAAAGATATGACGCTTACTGCAAAATGGACTCTTTGGACGGCAACAATTCACTACGAGAAAAATGCTCCGGCGGGCGTAAGCGTAAACGGTTCAATGTATGACGATCAATTTTCTTACGGGACTGCAAAAAATCTGAGCAAGAATAAATATTTTGCCAACGGCTATAAGTTTACCGGATGGAATACGAAAGATGACGGAACAGGTACGGCTTATGCGGATGAAGCATCTTTTACATGGAGCGGATCTGGCAATGGCGAATATATTAGGCTTTATGCGCAGTGGGAAGCATTACAAACATCCATAGATATATCCGTGGGAACCCCTCCTACACATTCCGATATCAGTCTTACATACGATTCCACAGACAAACGCTTTAAAGCTGCACTGGCGGGAGCGAGTACCTTTAAATGGTACATCGATGGTGTTGCGGTAGAAAACGAAACGGGAGCGACGCTTTCAGCTTATGTGCTGAGTGCAGGACACCATTCCGTTATGGTAACTACGGAACTCGCCGGAAGAAAATATGGCACTACGCTGAGTGTTACGGTAACAGGAAACTGA
- a CDS encoding methylated-DNA--[protein]-cysteine S-methyltransferase, which translates to MTYTQWYDSPLGKMLLAADGAGLTGVWFNDEKFFAQYLEEQHEEKETPFLQQTKRWLDVYFSGKEPDFTVPFHFNGTDFQNAVWNILCTIPYGHTTTYGEIAKQIAHQRGLARMSAQAVGGAVGHNGISIIVPCHRVIGANGNLTGYAGGLDKKIQLLKLEKALSPALFRDAL; encoded by the coding sequence ATGACATATACTCAATGGTATGATTCCCCGCTGGGGAAAATGTTACTGGCGGCAGACGGCGCAGGGTTGACCGGTGTGTGGTTTAACGATGAAAAGTTTTTTGCTCAGTATCTTGAAGAACAGCATGAAGAAAAAGAGACGCCGTTTTTACAGCAAACAAAGCGATGGCTTGACGTATATTTTAGTGGCAAGGAACCCGATTTTACCGTGCCATTCCATTTTAACGGGACAGACTTTCAAAATGCCGTGTGGAATATACTTTGTACCATTCCGTACGGGCATACAACCACTTATGGTGAAATAGCCAAGCAGATTGCCCACCAACGAGGTTTAGCCCGTATGTCCGCACAGGCGGTAGGCGGCGCAGTCGGTCATAATGGAATTTCGATCATAGTGCCCTGTCATCGCGTTATCGGAGCAAACGGCAATTTAACCGGTTATGCCGGCGGCCTCGATAAAAAGATACAATTGCTAAAACTGGAAAAAGCGCTTTCTCCCGCTCTTTTTAGAGATGCCCTATGA
- a CDS encoding DEAD/DEAH box helicase yields MDISFRDLGLDESVLNAVTAKGFEEPTPIQVLAIPRLLNGDANVIAKARTGTGKTAAYGLPLVQELREPREKPRALVLVPTRELALQVASEIESFKEGTYPRITTVYGGASIVEQLRNLKRGCEIVAGTPGRVIDHLERGSLNLDSIEYFILDEADEMLNMGFIEDIETIFKKANPDSRVLMFSATMPKQILKIAADFMGEYEIVEEEASEEPLPLTEQFFWMVREEDKTEALVRLIDTAENFYGLVFCQTKVDADAVAKELDERHYEAAALHGDIPQGQREKILSRFRAGKTRILVATDVAARGIDIEGITHVVNYSIPYDGPTYTHRIGRTGRAGAKGTAVSFIRPNERRRIDYLRRHARGELLEGKIPSIEKVLAQKQDRLFSDLRRQIGAIRTEHTINKPFIELARELLAGNKASLAATEETAADGTDTAVANTANVDEAVAFGAEAAVSGVKHIDSAELLAAVLQLHYGSVLSASHYRNIKIPRSEEKRGKSSGENTIRLYVGLGRKDGTSKRSLAQFFSTLLSIPEHAVDRIELFDRFSLADLPADAAHEALRLSKKRANMPHIHIDTKSDNVTDKNAQPAGSAKKSPSRKLREGNRREAFFREKDTRKKHPLSAGSAAAYKKRK; encoded by the coding sequence ATGGATATATCTTTTAGAGATTTAGGACTCGATGAGTCCGTATTGAATGCGGTAACGGCAAAAGGATTTGAAGAGCCGACACCCATTCAAGTGTTGGCAATTCCGCGCCTCTTAAACGGCGATGCAAATGTGATTGCAAAGGCGAGAACGGGTACCGGTAAGACCGCCGCCTACGGATTGCCGCTTGTACAGGAATTGAGGGAACCGCGGGAAAAACCGCGTGCGCTGGTATTGGTGCCTACCCGCGAACTTGCGCTGCAAGTCGCTTCGGAAATAGAATCGTTTAAAGAAGGAACCTATCCCCGTATCACGACCGTGTACGGCGGTGCATCGATTGTAGAACAACTGCGGAACTTAAAACGCGGATGCGAAATTGTTGCGGGAACCCCCGGCCGTGTTATCGATCATTTGGAGCGCGGCTCGCTGAATTTGGACAGTATCGAATATTTTATTTTAGATGAAGCTGATGAAATGCTGAATATGGGCTTTATCGAAGATATCGAGACGATATTTAAAAAAGCAAACCCCGATTCGCGGGTACTGATGTTTTCCGCGACTATGCCTAAGCAAATTCTTAAAATCGCTGCCGACTTTATGGGCGAATATGAAATTGTAGAAGAAGAAGCGTCGGAAGAACCGCTGCCGCTTACCGAGCAGTTTTTTTGGATGGTGCGGGAAGAGGACAAGACCGAAGCCCTCGTCCGCCTTATCGACACGGCGGAAAACTTTTATGGGCTGGTATTTTGCCAGACTAAGGTTGACGCCGATGCCGTTGCGAAAGAACTTGATGAACGACATTACGAAGCCGCCGCCTTGCACGGAGATATTCCGCAGGGGCAACGCGAAAAAATCTTGAGCCGTTTTCGGGCGGGGAAAACCCGCATTTTAGTTGCAACCGATGTTGCCGCCCGCGGTATCGACATCGAAGGGATTACGCACGTCGTTAACTACTCTATCCCGTACGACGGCCCCACGTATACTCACCGTATCGGCAGAACCGGACGGGCGGGCGCAAAGGGTACGGCGGTAAGCTTTATCCGCCCGAATGAGCGGCGCAGGATCGACTATCTGCGCCGCCATGCGCGGGGAGAGCTGCTGGAGGGAAAGATTCCTTCCATAGAAAAAGTTCTTGCGCAAAAACAGGACAGGCTCTTTTCCGATTTGCGGCGGCAGATTGGCGCCATCCGTACCGAGCATACCATCAACAAACCCTTTATCGAACTTGCCCGGGAACTGTTAGCCGGAAATAAGGCAAGTCTCGCTGCCACTGAAGAAACCGCCGCTGATGGTACCGATACCGCTGTTGCAAATACTGCAAACGTTGACGAAGCCGTTGCTTTCGGCGCTGAGGCCGCGGTATCCGGCGTCAAGCATATTGACAGCGCCGAGCTGCTTGCCGCCGTCCTGCAGCTGCACTACGGTTCGGTACTGTCGGCATCCCACTATCGGAATATCAAAATTCCCCGCAGCGAAGAGAAGCGGGGAAAATCTTCCGGGGAGAATACCATACGGCTCTATGTCGGACTGGGCAGAAAAGACGGAACAAGCAAGCGGAGTCTTGCGCAGTTTTTCAGCACGCTACTTTCCATCCCCGAACACGCAGTTGACCGTATCGAATTATTCGACCGTTTTTCGCTTGCGGACTTACCCGCCGATGCGGCTCATGAGGCGCTCAGACTTTCAAAGAAAAGAGCGAATATGCCGCATATCCACATCGATACAAAATCCGATAATGTAACCGACAAAAACGCCCAGCCTGCAGGCTCTGCAAAAAAAAGCCCTTCACGCAAACTGCGCGAAGGGAACCGGCGCGAAGCTTTTTTCCGCGAAAAGGACACAAGAAAAAAGCATCCTCTCAGCGCAGGCTCCGCAGCGGCCTACAAGAAGCGGAAATAG